One Littorina saxatilis isolate snail1 linkage group LG1, US_GU_Lsax_2.0, whole genome shotgun sequence genomic window carries:
- the LOC138965556 gene encoding uncharacterized protein: MAVSKEQDTFNPEELFQDLYNKAVTSGLTQHDISKLPALADIRVRRKNSFLSCFLSTLKYLLLFSILLCLVWFVDWPIHKDKLVTLWFRAAGIHKDDVDLEKCVIRTPDVITDLFRPPVDCSFCQNVTEAERLHSLLPEDFEDFYAYSGRPVVVVDATKNWSALETFSFQFFQGIYSEGSTALKSVESRCQFFPYKTEFRGLGEVFSMSSDRAHMRGGAKPWYIGWSNCDAAAGNVLRQHYQRPYFLPRAAESSKTDWIFMGSPGYGAHMHVDNVHLPSWQAQITGTKRWTLEPPSECYTQCAARLQVDVRPGDIIVLDTNKWFHSTLNIGDVISITIGSEYD, translated from the exons ATGGCGGTGTCAAAAGAGCAAGATACTTTCAATCCAGAGGAGCTGTTTCAAGACCTTTACAACAAGGCTGTGACGTCAGGACTCACGCAACACGACATCAGCAAACTCCCTGCACTGGCTGACATCAGAGTGCGGCGAAAGAATTCTTTTCTTTCCTGCTTTCTGTCCACCCTGAAGTACCTCCTGCTCTTTTCTATCCTTCTCTGCCTCGTCTGGTTCGTCGACTGGCCTATACACAAGGACAAGCTCGTCACCTTATGGTTCCGGGCAGCAGGAATCCACAAAGATGACGTCGACCTCGAGAAATGTGTCATCAGGACACCTGACGTCATTACGGACCTCTTCCGTCCTCCCGTGGACTGCAGCTTCTGCCAGAACGTCACTGAGGCCGAACGCCTTCACTCGCTGTTGCCTGAAGACTTCGAGGACTTCTACGCATACTCAGGACGCCCCGTGGTGGTTGTGGACGCCACCAAGAACTGGTCCGCTCTGGAGACGTTCAGTTTCCAGTTCTTTCAAGGCATCTACAGTGAAGGAAGCACTGCTCTGAAGAGCGTGGAATCTCGATGCCAGTTCTTTCCGTACAAGACAGAGTTCCGCGGTCTTGGGGAAGTTTTCAGTATGAGCTCGGACCGTGCGCATATGAGGGGTGGTGCGAAACCTTGGTACATTGGCTG GAGCAACTGTGACGCAGCTGCGGGCAACGTATTACGTCAGCACTACCAACGTCCTTACTTTCTGCCGCGTGCTGCTGAGTCCAGCAAGACAGACTGGATCTTCATGGGGAGCCCTGGCTATGGGGCCCACATGCAT GTGGACAACGTTCACTTGCCTTCCTGGCAGGCTCAGATCACTGGCACCAAGCGCTGGACTCTGGAACCGCCCTCTGAGTGCTACACGCAGTGCGCTGCTCGTCTGCAGGTGGACGTCCGTCCTGGGGACATTA tCGTTCTGGACACCAACAAATGGTTCCACTCCACTCTTAACATTGGTGACGTCATCAGTATCACGATCGGGTCTGAATACGATTAA